A window of Pedobacter lusitanus contains these coding sequences:
- the porV gene encoding type IX secretion system outer membrane channel protein PorV, with amino-acid sequence MRIINFKCSSKFLLICFFFAAEIFTLQAQTPETQTNGSRLNSLRTAVPFLQITPDARVGGMGEAGVAIAPDANSNSINPSKMAFLDQKYGFSASYSPWLRSIASDINLGYLSGFYKIDERTTLGASLRYFSLGKIEMTDINQQDLGTYNPNEFAIDATFARRFGDSFSLGTSARYIYSNLASGQFSTGQQSKAGKSFAMDVSAYFKKPTILFGYDAIVSAGANISNIGTKMSYIDGGESYFLPTNLKIGGASTFILDDYNEITIALDFNKLLVPTQPIYNQDGSIQSGRNPDRSVPSGIFGSFSDAPGGFSEEVKEINIASGLEYWYNKKFALRAGYFYESPQKGDRRYFTLGTGFKYENFNLDVSYLAATARKSPLANTLRFTLLFNFGDTGTSK; translated from the coding sequence ATGAGGATAATAAATTTTAAGTGCTCTTCAAAGTTTCTATTGATTTGCTTCTTTTTTGCTGCAGAAATATTCACTCTGCAGGCACAGACACCTGAAACACAAACAAATGGCAGCAGGCTTAACAGTCTGAGGACAGCAGTGCCGTTTTTGCAGATTACTCCTGATGCAAGAGTCGGAGGTATGGGGGAAGCAGGCGTAGCTATTGCGCCTGATGCGAATTCAAATAGCATAAACCCTTCGAAAATGGCATTTCTGGATCAGAAATATGGGTTCTCTGCTTCTTACAGTCCATGGCTCAGAAGTATCGCATCAGATATTAATCTCGGATACCTCAGTGGATTCTATAAAATTGATGAAAGAACTACGCTGGGTGCGTCACTTCGCTATTTCTCTCTTGGGAAAATTGAGATGACGGATATCAATCAGCAGGATCTGGGGACATATAATCCAAATGAGTTTGCGATTGATGCGACCTTTGCCCGCCGTTTCGGGGATTCTTTCTCCCTGGGTACCTCAGCAAGATATATTTATTCAAATCTTGCTTCAGGTCAGTTTTCAACCGGACAACAATCAAAAGCAGGTAAGTCTTTTGCGATGGATGTTTCAGCCTATTTTAAAAAGCCAACGATATTGTTTGGGTATGATGCTATTGTATCCGCCGGTGCGAATATTTCTAATATAGGGACAAAAATGAGCTATATAGATGGGGGAGAGAGTTATTTCCTGCCTACAAACCTGAAAATTGGGGGTGCTTCGACTTTTATTCTGGATGATTATAATGAAATTACCATAGCGCTTGATTTTAATAAACTTTTAGTGCCAACACAACCAATTTACAACCAGGATGGAAGTATACAGTCCGGGAGAAATCCCGATCGTTCGGTCCCTTCTGGTATCTTTGGATCTTTCAGTGATGCACCAGGAGGTTTCAGTGAAGAGGTCAAGGAAATTAATATCGCATCCGGACTGGAATACTGGTACAATAAGAAGTTTGCTTTAAGAGCGGGATATTTTTATGAAAGCCCGCAAAAAGGAGACAGAAGATATTTCACACTGGGCACAGGCTTTAAGTACGAAAATTTTAATCTCGACGTGTCTTATCTGGCAGCGACTGCCCGAAAAAGTCCGCTGGCCAATACATTAAGATTTACGCTGTTATTCAATTTCGGAGATACAGGTACCAGTAAATAA